Proteins from one Choloepus didactylus isolate mChoDid1 chromosome 4, mChoDid1.pri, whole genome shotgun sequence genomic window:
- the PARP2 gene encoding poly [ADP-ribose] polymerase 2 — protein MASRRRRTVSGRATALSETERVNNGNTAAEEPPPAKKTRGCHRQGLKKEPVADDSDKIEDKQESVKTLILKGKAPVDPECTVKVGKAHVYCEGNDVYDVMLNQTNLQFNNNKYYLIQLLEDDAQRNFSVWMRWGRVGKMGQHSLVTCSGDLNKAKEIFQKKFLDKTKNSWEDREKFEKVPGKYDMLQMDYATNTQDKEETKEEESLKPLLKPESQLDLRVQELIKLICNVQAMEEMMVEMKYDTKKAPLGKLTVAQIKAGYQSLKKIEDCIRSGRHGRALMEACNEFYTRIPHDFGLRVPPLIQTEKELSEKVQLLEALGDIEIAIKLVKTELQSSEHPLDQHYRNLHCALRPLDHASREFKVISQYLQSTHAPTHNDYTMTLLDVFEVEKEGEKEAFREDLHNRMLLWHGSRLSNWVGILSHGLRIAPPEAPITGYMFGKGIYFADMSSKSANYCFASRLKDTGLLLLSEVALGQCNELLEANHEAEGLLQGKHSTKGLGKMAPSPACFITLNGSTVPLGPASDTGILNPEGYTLNYNEFIVYNPNQVRMRYLLKVQFNFLQLW, from the exons ATGGCGTCTCGGCGGAGGAGGACCGTCAGCGGCCGTGCGACAG CTTTAAGTGAAACTGAGCGAGTTAATAATGGTAACACAGCTGCAGAAGAACCTCCTCCTGCCAAGAAAACGCGGGGTTGCCATAGGCAGGGGTTGAAAAAGGAGCCTGTGGCTGATGATAGTGACAAGATAGAAGAcaagcaag AATCTGTGAAGACTTTGATTTTAAAAGGCAAAGCTCCCGTGGACCCAGAGTGCACAGTCAAGGTGGGGAAG GCTCATGTGTACTGTGAAGGGAATGATGTCTATGATGTCATGCTAAATCAG ACCAATCTCCAGTTCAACAATAACAAGTACTATCTGATTCAGCTGTTAGAAGATGATGCCCAGCGAAATTTCAGTGTTTGGATGAGATGGGGTCGAG TTGGAAAAATGGGGCAGCACAGCTTGGTGACTTGTTCAGGGGACCTCAACAAGGCCAAGGAAATCTTTCAGAAGAA ATTCCttgataaaacaaaaaacagttggGAAGATCGTGAGAAGTTTGAGAAGGTACCTGGAAAATATGATATGTTACAGATGGATTATGCCACAAATACTCAG GataaagaggaaacaaaagaagAGGAATCTCTTAAACCCCTTTTGAAGCCAGAATCACAGCTAGATCTTCGGGTCCAGGAGCTGATAAAGTTGATTTGTAATGTCCAGGCCATGGAAGAGATGATGGTAGAAATGAAGTATGATACCAAAAAAGCCCCACTTG GGAAGCTGACAGTGGCGCAAATTAAGGCAGGTTACCAGTCTCTTAAGAAGATCGAAGATTGTATTCGGAGTGGCCGGCATGGACGAGCTCTCATGGAAGCATGCAATGAATTCTACACCAGGATCCCACATGACTTTGG ACTCCGTGTCCCTCCATTAATCCAAACAGAAAAAGAACTGTCCGAAAAAGTACAACTACTAGAG GCATTGGGAGACATTGAAATTGCCATTAAGCTGGTGAAGACAGAACTGCAAAGCTCAGAACACCCACTGGACCAACACTATAGAAACCTACATTGTGCCTTGCGCCCTCTAGACCATGCAAGTCGTGAGTTCAAA GTGATTTCACAGTACCTGCAGTCTACCCATGCTCCCACACACAATGACTATACCATGACCTTGCTGGATGTTTTTGAAGTAGAGAAGGAGGGTGAGAAAGAAGCCTTCAGAGAGGACCTTCATAACAG GATGTTGCTATGGCATGGTTCCAGGCTGAGTAACTGGGTGGGAATCCTGAGCCATGGGCTTCGAATTGCCCCACCTGAGGCCCCCATCACAGGTTACATG TTTGGAAAAGGAATCTACTTTGCCGACATGTCTTCCAAGAGTGCCAATTACTGCTTTGCCTCTCGCCTAAAGGATACAGGACTGCTGCTCTTATCAGAG GTAGCTCTAGGTCAGTGTAATGAACTTCTAGAGGCCAATCATGAGGCAGAAGGATTACTTCAGGGCAAACACAGCACCAAGGGGCTGGGCAAGATGGCTCCCAGCCCTGCCTGTTTTATCACCCT GAATGGGAGTACGGTACCCTTAGGACCTGCAAGTGACACAGGAATTCTGAATCCAGAGGGTTATACCCTTAACTACAATGAATTTATCGTCTACAACCCCAACCAGGTCCGTATGCGGTATCTTCTAAAGGTTCAGTTTAATTTCCTGCAGTTATGGTGA